From Corallococcus exiguus:
TGAACCAGGCTGTCTGGAAGAGCGGCGCCCCGGCGTGGAAGCCATGCAGCAGCACCGTGAAGGTGGCCGCGTCGAAGAGCGAGCTGAGCGTGCCGAACACCGCCATGTAGAGACGCACGAAGCGCAGGTCCCAGCGAGGGGGCCGCGCGAGCTGCTCCGCGTCCACCGTGTCCAGCGGGATGGCCAGCTCCGACACGTCGTACAGCATGTTGTTGAGGAGGATCTGGATGGGCAGCATGGGCAGGAACGGCAGCACCAGCGACGCCAGGGCCATGCTCAGCATGTTGCCGAAGTTGGAGCTGGTCCCCATGCGGATGTACTTCATGACGTTGCCGAAGGTGCGCCGCCCCTCCAGGACGCCGTCGTGCAGGACGCCCAGCTCCTGGCGCAGCAGCAGGAGCGCCGCGGCCTCGCGCGCGACGTCCACCGCGCCCGCGACGGAGATGCCCACGTCCGCCTCGTGCAGCGACGGCGCGTCGTTGATGCCGTCCCCCAGGTAGCCCACCACGTGGCCGCGCTGTCTGAGCGCGCGCAGGATGCGGCTCTTCTGAGAGGGGGACACGCGCGCGAAGACGGTGGTGTCCTCCGCCCGCGCGCGCAGGCCCGGGTCGTCCAGCAGGGCCACCTCCGCGCCGGTGAGCACGCCCCGCACCTCCAGCCCCAGCTCCTGGCAGACGTGCACCGCCACCCGCGCGTTGTCGCCCGTCACCACCTTCACCTCGATGCCCGCCTCACGCAGCGCCGCCAGCGCGGGCCGGGCGCTCTGCTTGGGCGGATCCAGGAAGGAGGCGAAGCCCGCGAAGACGAGTCCCGTCTCGTCCTCCGGGGACAGCCGCCCATCCTGGGACGGGGCGTCGCGCCAGGCGAGCCCCAGCACCCGGAAGCCCTGTTCGCCCAGGGCGTCGGCGCGGGCTTGCAGTTCCTCCCGCGCGGCCACGTCCAGGGCTCGCGGCGGCCCCTCCGGGACTTCCCACGCTTCGCAACGGGACAGCAGGGCCTCCGGCGCGCCCTTCACCACCAGGACGCGGCGGCCGTCCTTCTCCAGCAGCACGGACACGCGGCGGCGCTCGAAGTCGAAGGGCAGCTCGTCCTGCTTCCGCCAGCCCTGCGTGCACTCCACGCGGCGGGCCAGGATGGCCTCGTCCATGGGGCTGCGCAGGCCGGTGGCGAAGTGGCTGTTGAGGAAGGCCCACGCGAGGGTGTGCTCGCTGTGCTGGGCGGTGGCGTCCTCGGTGCGCTCCAGCCGGATGTTCGCCTCCGTGAGCGTGCCCGTCTTGTCGGTGCACAGCACGTCCATGCAGCCCAGGTCGTGCACCGCGCTCAGCCGCTTGACGATGACGTCCTGGTCCGCGAGCCGCAGGGCGCCCCGGGCGAGCGTCACCGAGACCACCATGGGCAGCAGCTCCGGCGTGAGCCCCACCGCCAGGGCCATGGCGAAGAGGAAGGACTCCAGCAGCGGACGCTCCAGGGTCAGGTTCACCAGGAGCACGAACAGCACCATCAGGACCGTGAGCCGCATCAGCATCACGGAGAAGCGGCGCGTGTCCCGCTCGAAGGCGGTGGAGGCGACGGGCGCGTCCAGTCCGCGGGCGATGCCGCCGACCTCGGTGTCGCGGCCGGTGGCGAACACGAGCGCGCGGGCCGTGCCTGCCAGCACCGACGTGCCGGCGAAGACGGTGTTGCCCACCTCCGCGAGCAGTGCGTCCGCGGAAGCGAGGCCCGGCACCTTCTCCACCGGGTAGGGCTCGCCGGTGAGCAGCGACTCGTTCACGGACAGCGCATGTGACTCGATGAGACGTGCGTCCGCGGGCACGCGGCTGCCGGTGGCCAGCAGGACCACGTCCCCGGGAACAAGCTCCGTGGCGGGCCGCAGCTGCTCCACGCCGTCGCGCAGCACCCGGGCACGCAGGGCCACGGCGCCACGCAGGCGCTCCGCCGCGTTGCTGGCGCGGTGCTCCTGGACGAAGTCCAGCGTCACGCTGATCAACACGATGACGGCGATGATGGCGGAGCTGGTCAGGTCGTGGACGAAGGCCGAGATGCCGCACGCCACCAGCAGCACCAGGACCAGCGGGTTGCCCAGCCGCAGCAGCAGCTCCAGGGGAAGCGGCCGGCGGCGCCGGGACTCCAGTTCATTGGGGCCCAGGGACTCGAGCCGCGTCCCGGCTTCCTGCGGGGTCAGTCCTTGAGAGGTGCTGCCCAGCCGGGCGAGGAGGGACTCCACCGGCTCGCTCCAGGCGGGTGGCCCTTCGCGCTTCGGTGCCGGCCTCCGCCGCGCGCCGGAGTGGCGCGGGCGGTGCGCCACGGGCTCGGCGCCCTGGCCGCTCGAGCGTTCGGCGCCCATCCTCGCAACGTGGACAGTGTCCTCCGGGGT
This genomic window contains:
- the mgtA gene encoding magnesium-translocating P-type ATPase, whose product is MGAERSSGQGAEPVAHRPRHSGARRRPAPKREGPPAWSEPVESLLARLGSTSQGLTPQEAGTRLESLGPNELESRRRRPLPLELLLRLGNPLVLVLLVACGISAFVHDLTSSAIIAVIVLISVTLDFVQEHRASNAAERLRGAVALRARVLRDGVEQLRPATELVPGDVVLLATGSRVPADARLIESHALSVNESLLTGEPYPVEKVPGLASADALLAEVGNTVFAGTSVLAGTARALVFATGRDTEVGGIARGLDAPVASTAFERDTRRFSVMLMRLTVLMVLFVLLVNLTLERPLLESFLFAMALAVGLTPELLPMVVSVTLARGALRLADQDVIVKRLSAVHDLGCMDVLCTDKTGTLTEANIRLERTEDATAQHSEHTLAWAFLNSHFATGLRSPMDEAILARRVECTQGWRKQDELPFDFERRRVSVLLEKDGRRVLVVKGAPEALLSRCEAWEVPEGPPRALDVAAREELQARADALGEQGFRVLGLAWRDAPSQDGRLSPEDETGLVFAGFASFLDPPKQSARPALAALREAGIEVKVVTGDNARVAVHVCQELGLEVRGVLTGAEVALLDDPGLRARAEDTTVFARVSPSQKSRILRALRQRGHVVGYLGDGINDAPSLHEADVGISVAGAVDVAREAAALLLLRQELGVLHDGVLEGRRTFGNVMKYIRMGTSSNFGNMLSMALASLVLPFLPMLPIQILLNNMLYDVSELAIPLDTVDAEQLARPPRWDLRFVRLYMAVFGTLSSLFDAATFTVLLHGFHAGAPLFQTAWFMESLTTQVLVIFIIRTRGGAARSPPARLLVLSSLGVVAVACVLPFTPLGHYFGFVPPPPAILASLGALVALYLGCAVVLNRWFFRRFDTA